From the genome of Nocardioides sp., one region includes:
- the rpsT gene encoding 30S ribosomal protein S20, with translation MANTESAKKRIRQTEKRTERNRHYRAAARTHVKKVRRLIAENKLDEAEAAAREAYSTLDKSAGKNIVHPRNAARRKGRLMAALAEARAAAPSK, from the coding sequence TTGGCTAATACGGAATCTGCAAAGAAGCGCATCAGACAGACGGAAAAGCGCACCGAGCGCAACCGTCACTACCGGGCTGCGGCCCGCACCCACGTTAAGAAGGTGCGGCGTCTGATCGCTGAGAACAAGCTGGATGAGGCCGAAGCGGCGGCGCGGGAAGCCTACTCGACGCTCGACAAGTCGGCCGGCAAGAACATTGTTCATCCGCGCAACGCCGCCCGGCGCAAGGGCCGCCTGATGGCTGCCCTGGCCGAGGCGCGCGCCGCGGCGCCGAGCAAGTAA
- a CDS encoding aspartate aminotransferase family protein — MSDYPYASRFTVNRALPEHGRGQDEILAELQAMATEEDRAWEGGRVSGTMYCGDHDHYAFLTQAFAKFAHVNALQRDLCPSSTRFEGEVIAMTLDLMHGGDIVDTEPGGLVTSGGTGSIIHAVLAYRDHARQTRGIAQPNFVMPETGHPAFEKGCHLFGVECRKVAIDPDTTTVTVAAMAEQIDENTVAIMGSAGNYPYGTIDPIPDLAALAAERGVGMHVDACLGGFILPFGEELGRDIPPFDFRVPGVTSISADTHKYGYAFKGSSVVLFRDKAVRNSQYFHNVDWTGGKYMSPGIDGSRSAGLLAATWASLVKLGREGYRAYAEEIFATADQMMAIVRSHPELRIMGSPTFCFSFTSDDFDIYHVADFMRPLGWRFNGQQYPNAIHMAVTRPQTQEGVVEAFARDLAAAVEYARERHAAGEQALSGAVYGGVPGGLEGLTEDVEEFIVQMMDAMLDAQTALPPA, encoded by the coding sequence GTGTCCGACTACCCGTACGCCAGCCGCTTCACCGTCAACCGTGCGCTTCCTGAGCATGGCAGGGGTCAGGACGAGATCCTGGCCGAGCTCCAGGCGATGGCGACGGAAGAGGATCGCGCCTGGGAAGGGGGCCGGGTCTCGGGGACGATGTATTGCGGCGACCACGACCATTACGCGTTCTTGACCCAGGCGTTCGCGAAGTTCGCGCATGTCAATGCGCTCCAGCGCGACCTGTGCCCGAGCTCGACCAGGTTCGAGGGCGAGGTGATCGCCATGACGCTGGATCTGATGCACGGTGGCGACATCGTCGACACCGAGCCCGGTGGTCTGGTGACGTCCGGCGGGACCGGCAGCATCATCCATGCCGTACTCGCCTATCGCGATCACGCGCGTCAGACCCGCGGCATCGCCCAGCCCAATTTCGTGATGCCGGAGACCGGCCACCCGGCGTTCGAGAAGGGTTGTCACCTCTTCGGCGTCGAATGTCGCAAGGTGGCCATCGATCCCGACACGACCACGGTCACGGTGGCGGCGATGGCCGAGCAGATCGACGAGAACACGGTCGCGATCATGGGCTCGGCCGGCAACTATCCGTACGGCACCATCGACCCGATCCCCGACCTGGCGGCACTGGCGGCCGAGCGTGGTGTCGGCATGCACGTCGACGCCTGCCTGGGGGGCTTCATCCTGCCTTTCGGCGAGGAACTCGGTCGCGACATCCCGCCCTTCGACTTCCGGGTCCCCGGGGTCACGTCGATCTCGGCCGACACCCACAAATACGGCTACGCATTCAAGGGCTCGTCGGTCGTACTGTTTCGGGACAAGGCGGTGCGCAATTCGCAGTACTTCCACAACGTCGACTGGACCGGCGGCAAGTACATGTCGCCGGGCATCGACGGGTCCCGCTCGGCAGGTCTGCTCGCCGCCACCTGGGCGTCCTTGGTCAAACTCGGCCGCGAGGGCTATCGGGCGTACGCCGAGGAGATCTTCGCCACCGCCGACCAGATGATGGCGATCGTGCGTTCGCACCCCGAGCTGCGGATCATGGGCTCGCCGACGTTCTGCTTCTCGTTCACCTCGGACGACTTCGACATCTACCACGTCGCGGACTTCATGCGCCCGCTCGGCTGGCGCTTCAACGGCCAGCAGTACCCCAACGCCATCCACATGGCCGTGACAAGGCCGCAGACCCAGGAGGGTGTCGTGGAGGCGTTCGCGCGAGACCTCGCGGCGGCAGTGGAGTACGCCAGGGAGCGCCATGCTGCCGGGGAGCAGGCATTGTCCGGCGCGGTCTACGGCGGGGTGCCCGGCGGGCTGGAGGGCCTCACCGAGGATGTCGAGGAGTTCATCGTGCAGATGATGGACGCCATGCTCGATGCCCAGACGGCATTGCCGCCCGCATGA
- a CDS encoding DUF480 domain-containing protein, whose protein sequence is MDALDAMDQRILGSLLEKQVTVPATYPLTLNAMRTACNQSNSRDPVSAYESRDLELRCRELKDRGWLRIVPAGRVLKYHQLVDERLTLAVEERAVLTVLLLRGACSPGELKTRTERLHHFADRVAVEQVLASLAGRDTPLVRQLSRRAGQQDHRWVHLLGPVPDTEPDASAQTVDREAVLREGAYARDVLVRESYDRVAAAFGADREHEPEVPFDGWLLRRLAVEAEGPALDVGTGLGNVAATVASAGARAVGLDVSEQMVTQARLRHPSLTFEVGDLRSVMRPPAARGWALITAWYALVHLAESELPVAVGALARVLDEDGVLALALYVGDEVRPGSPMRAEPVDLEYVCHSREAVLAAVRACGLTQIEWYERGPLAGESEVTRLYVIARR, encoded by the coding sequence ATGGACGCGCTCGACGCCATGGACCAACGGATCCTCGGCAGCCTGCTGGAGAAGCAGGTCACGGTGCCGGCGACCTATCCGCTCACCCTCAACGCGATGCGCACCGCGTGCAACCAGAGCAACAGCCGCGACCCGGTGTCCGCGTACGAGTCACGTGACCTCGAACTGCGCTGTCGCGAACTCAAGGATCGTGGGTGGTTGCGGATCGTCCCCGCCGGCCGGGTGCTGAAGTATCACCAACTCGTCGACGAGCGCCTCACCCTCGCTGTCGAGGAACGAGCCGTTCTTACCGTGCTGCTGCTGCGCGGGGCATGCTCGCCCGGAGAGCTCAAGACCCGCACCGAGCGACTGCACCACTTCGCGGACCGGGTGGCGGTGGAGCAGGTGCTCGCGTCGCTTGCCGGGCGCGACACGCCTCTCGTACGCCAACTGTCACGCCGTGCCGGACAGCAGGACCACCGATGGGTCCACCTGCTCGGACCGGTCCCCGACACGGAACCTGATGCCTCGGCGCAAACCGTTGATCGCGAGGCGGTGCTGCGCGAGGGTGCGTACGCACGCGACGTGCTGGTGCGCGAGTCGTACGACCGGGTGGCAGCGGCCTTCGGTGCCGACCGGGAGCACGAGCCGGAGGTGCCCTTCGACGGCTGGCTGCTGCGGCGACTCGCAGTTGAGGCCGAGGGGCCTGCGCTGGACGTGGGCACCGGACTCGGCAACGTCGCCGCCACCGTGGCGTCGGCCGGTGCCCGCGCGGTGGGGCTCGACGTGTCTGAGCAGATGGTGACCCAGGCACGGCTTCGCCACCCCTCCCTGACCTTCGAGGTGGGCGACCTGCGCTCGGTAATGCGACCACCGGCTGCGCGTGGCTGGGCATTGATCACGGCGTGGTACGCCCTGGTCCACCTGGCGGAGTCAGAACTCCCGGTCGCGGTGGGTGCGCTGGCGCGCGTACTGGACGAGGACGGTGTCCTCGCGCTTGCGTTGTATGTCGGCGACGAGGTGCGACCGGGCTCGCCCATGCGAGCCGAGCCGGTGGACCTGGAGTACGTCTGCCACTCGCGCGAGGCAGTGCTGGCTGCCGTACGTGCCTGTGGTCTGACGCAGATCGAGTGGTACGAGCGTGGGCCGCTCGCTGGTGAATCAGAGGTGACCCGGCTCTATGTGATCGCCCGGCGATGA
- a CDS encoding FGGY-family carbohydrate kinase, which produces MRDPLVLAIDLGSGGPKVGYVTLRGEPVWWTYERGDVLGGAAEQDPEEWWQTITGAARRGIVEGGVDGSAVVGVAVTGQWASTVPVDDEGRPVAECLMWSDDRGSEHSRERFGGPIAGYAPKALATWLRRSGGIPSASGCDPVAHMLHLIHDRPEVMARARWFLEPVDYLTMRFTGRASATSMSMTAAWLTDNRDLDRLAYDPALVTLAGVDATKLPPLVAAGSLLGVVRPDVAAAIGISPRAQVVTGMPDLHNATVASGCVDLYRPHLSLGTSSWVSCPLPAKKTDVVRQMAAVPGVGVGGRYLLANNQDNAGRALEWFRAAFAPEIEYEDLAALAASAVPGSGDIIFTPWLSGERSPIDDRLARGGFHNLSLATGRAELARAVLEGVAFNMRWLIEAAEHVAKTRFEPIRTLGGGARIDLWCQILADVCDRTLERVADPLVAGLRGGGLYFAVASGAIAADELHALVPVERTFRPDAGNREVYDRLFAEFAGLHSRNKKMFVRLNGTRERTG; this is translated from the coding sequence ATGAGAGATCCGCTGGTCCTCGCGATCGACCTGGGCAGCGGCGGCCCGAAGGTCGGGTACGTCACCTTGCGTGGGGAGCCGGTGTGGTGGACGTACGAGCGCGGTGACGTGCTCGGCGGCGCCGCCGAGCAGGACCCAGAGGAGTGGTGGCAGACGATTACGGGTGCCGCCCGGCGGGGGATCGTCGAGGGAGGTGTCGACGGGAGCGCCGTCGTCGGCGTTGCGGTGACCGGTCAGTGGGCCAGCACGGTGCCCGTCGACGACGAGGGTCGGCCGGTCGCAGAGTGCCTGATGTGGAGCGACGACCGCGGTTCCGAACACAGCCGGGAGCGCTTCGGCGGACCCATCGCCGGGTATGCGCCCAAAGCGCTGGCGACCTGGCTGCGTCGCTCGGGCGGCATCCCGTCCGCGTCCGGCTGCGACCCGGTGGCGCACATGCTGCACCTGATCCACGACCGCCCGGAGGTGATGGCCCGGGCCAGATGGTTCCTGGAGCCGGTCGACTACCTGACCATGAGGTTCACGGGCCGAGCCAGCGCGACCTCGATGTCGATGACCGCTGCCTGGCTGACCGACAACCGCGACCTTGACCGACTCGCGTACGACCCGGCCCTGGTCACGTTGGCGGGGGTCGACGCGACGAAGCTGCCGCCCCTGGTGGCCGCCGGATCGTTGCTCGGAGTCGTACGCCCCGACGTGGCCGCCGCGATCGGCATCTCGCCTCGTGCGCAGGTGGTCACCGGCATGCCCGATCTGCACAACGCCACGGTGGCCTCCGGGTGCGTGGACCTCTATCGCCCGCACCTCTCGCTGGGCACGTCGTCGTGGGTCAGCTGTCCGTTGCCCGCGAAGAAGACCGACGTGGTCCGGCAGATGGCGGCCGTACCCGGAGTCGGCGTGGGTGGTCGCTATCTGCTCGCCAACAACCAGGACAACGCCGGCCGTGCCCTGGAGTGGTTCCGCGCGGCGTTCGCCCCGGAGATCGAGTACGAGGACCTCGCGGCGCTGGCGGCATCCGCGGTGCCCGGCTCCGGAGACATCATCTTCACGCCGTGGCTCTCCGGTGAGCGCAGTCCGATCGACGACCGGTTGGCTCGCGGCGGTTTCCACAACCTGTCCCTGGCCACCGGTCGCGCCGAGCTCGCGCGCGCGGTCCTCGAAGGTGTCGCGTTCAACATGCGTTGGCTGATCGAGGCAGCCGAACACGTCGCCAAGACCCGCTTCGAGCCGATCCGGACCCTGGGCGGTGGCGCCCGCATCGATCTGTGGTGTCAGATCCTCGCCGACGTGTGCGACCGCACGTTGGAGCGGGTGGCCGATCCGTTGGTCGCGGGACTGCGCGGCGGCGGGCTCTACTTCGCAGTCGCCAGCGGGGCGATCGCTGCCGACGAACTGCACGCTCTGGTTCCGGTGGAACGCACGTTCCGGCCCGACGCGGGAAACCGCGAGGTCTACGACCGTCTCTTCGCCGAGTTCGCCGGTCTGCACTCACGCAACAAGAAGATGTTCGTTCGGCTCAACGGCACCAGAGAACGCACGGGCTGA